Proteins encoded together in one Oxalobacteraceae sp. CFBP 8761 window:
- a CDS encoding fumarylacetoacetate hydrolase family protein, translating into MKLATLKAGGRDGTLVVVSRDLVTCQQVPTIARTLQAALDNWDACKPQLEDVYAQLNDGNAEAAESFIEADCHSPLPRAYQWADGSAYINHVELVRKARGAEVPASFYTDPLMYQGGGDSFVGPTDPIAALTEDWGIDLEAEVAVVTGDVPMGADAAEAASAIRLIMLVNDVSLRNLIPNELAKGFGFYQSKPASAFSPVAVTPDELGDAWQGNKLHLPILVTLNGAAFGKPNAGEDMTFSFAQLIAHAATTRELCAGSIIGSGTVSNKQGGLYGSSVEHGGVGYCCLAEVRMYETIEGGAPKTPYLSFGDTVRIEMQDASGASIFGAIDQEVVRYHERQP; encoded by the coding sequence ATGAAACTCGCCACCCTCAAAGCCGGCGGCCGCGACGGTACCCTGGTCGTCGTCAGCCGCGATCTGGTCACCTGCCAGCAAGTCCCGACCATCGCGCGCACGCTGCAGGCCGCGCTCGACAACTGGGATGCGTGCAAGCCGCAGCTCGAAGACGTCTATGCCCAGCTCAACGACGGCAACGCCGAGGCGGCCGAATCGTTCATCGAAGCAGATTGCCACTCGCCGCTGCCGCGCGCCTACCAGTGGGCCGACGGCTCGGCTTACATCAACCACGTCGAGCTGGTGCGCAAGGCGCGCGGCGCCGAGGTGCCGGCGTCGTTCTATACCGATCCGCTGATGTACCAGGGCGGTGGCGATTCCTTCGTCGGTCCGACCGACCCAATCGCCGCCCTGACCGAAGACTGGGGCATCGATCTCGAAGCCGAGGTAGCCGTGGTCACGGGCGACGTGCCGATGGGCGCCGACGCAGCCGAGGCCGCTAGCGCCATCCGTCTCATCATGCTGGTCAACGACGTGTCGCTGCGTAACCTGATCCCGAACGAACTGGCCAAGGGCTTCGGTTTTTATCAGTCCAAGCCGGCCAGTGCGTTCTCGCCGGTGGCGGTCACGCCGGATGAGCTGGGCGACGCCTGGCAGGGCAACAAGCTGCACCTGCCGATCCTGGTCACGCTCAACGGCGCCGCGTTCGGCAAGCCGAACGCCGGTGAAGACATGACCTTCAGCTTCGCCCAGCTGATCGCGCACGCGGCGACCACGCGCGAACTGTGCGCCGGCAGCATCATCGGCTCGGGCACCGTGTCGAACAAGCAGGGCGGGCTGTATGGCTCGAGCGTCGAGCATGGCGGCGTGGGCTATTGCTGCCTGGCCGAAGTGCGCATGTACGAAACCATTGAAGGCGGCGCCCCCAAAACGCCGTACCTGTCATTCGGCGACACAGTGCGCATCGAGATGCAAGATGCGAGCGGGGCCAGCATTTTTGGCGCCATCGATCAGGAAGTCGTCCGTTACCACGAGAGACAACCATGA
- a CDS encoding gamma-glutamylcyclotransferase codes for MSHDTIAINRQMNKFDGHASVWLFGYGSLIFKPDFPFLEQRAASIQGWTRRFWQGSHDHRGTETAPGRVVTLVPDPDAVCHGMAFLVTPEEFAHLDHREKNGYLRLATQMQFDDGSSDEGIVYIATHDNAAYLGPADEHAIARQIATARGPSGPNSDYLLGLAQSLRALGKPDPHVFEIERHLAALGVMQRDTQTAPALD; via the coding sequence ATGTCCCACGATACCATCGCGATCAACCGCCAGATGAACAAGTTCGATGGCCATGCCAGCGTCTGGCTGTTTGGCTACGGCTCCCTGATCTTCAAACCCGATTTCCCGTTTCTTGAACAGCGCGCGGCGTCCATCCAGGGCTGGACGCGCCGCTTCTGGCAAGGCTCGCACGACCACCGCGGCACCGAGACGGCGCCGGGGCGTGTGGTAACGCTGGTACCGGATCCCGATGCTGTCTGCCACGGCATGGCGTTTCTCGTCACGCCCGAAGAATTCGCGCATCTCGACCACCGCGAAAAGAACGGCTACCTGCGTCTGGCCACGCAAATGCAATTCGATGACGGCAGCAGCGACGAAGGCATCGTGTATATCGCCACGCACGACAACGCGGCCTACCTGGGCCCGGCCGACGAGCACGCCATTGCGCGCCAGATTGCCACGGCGCGCGGCCCGAGCGGCCCGAACAGCGACTACCTGCTGGGCCTGGCCCAATCACTGCGCGCGCTGGGCAAACCCGATCCGCACGTGTTCGAGATCGAGCGGCATCTGGCGGCGCTCGGGGTGATGCAGCGCGATACGCAAACAGCCCCGGCACTCGACTGA
- a CDS encoding winged helix-turn-helix transcriptional regulator, translating to MTDKSAIRDYHFSDQIGHLLRRAYQHHTAIFQQHILDSQLTAAQFVTLCAIRDMQTCSLSEIVKVTAIDQGTIRGIIERLKSRHLILLSHDANDKRKVLVSLSDTGSALVTETVPFAATITEATYGNLNPGERVALVFLLRKMIDS from the coding sequence ATGACCGACAAATCCGCGATCCGCGACTACCATTTCTCCGACCAGATCGGCCATCTGCTGCGCCGGGCTTATCAGCACCACACGGCCATCTTCCAGCAGCACATTCTCGATTCACAGCTCACCGCAGCGCAGTTCGTGACCCTGTGCGCGATCCGCGACATGCAGACCTGCTCGCTGAGCGAGATCGTCAAGGTGACGGCCATCGACCAGGGCACGATCCGCGGCATTATCGAACGCCTCAAATCGCGCCACCTGATCCTCCTGTCGCACGACGCCAACGACAAGCGCAAGGTGCTCGTATCACTGAGCGACACCGGCAGTGCGCTCGTGACCGAAACGGTGCCGTTTGCGGCGACGATCACCGAAGCGACCTACGGCAACCTCAATCCGGGCGAGCGCGTGGCGCTGGTATTCCTGCTGCGAAAAATGATCGACAGCTGA
- the maiA gene encoding maleylacetoacetate isomerase yields MKLYTYFRSSAAYRVRIALNLKGLAYDAVPVHLLKDGGQHLQDDYRQINPSGLVPAFQDDRITLSQSLAIIEYLEEVYPDVPLLPKDAPGRARVRELAQIIGCDIHPITNLRVLNYLEREIGVPDQAKSEWYRHWVIEGLQSLEAHLARDPGAGPFCHGDHPTIADCYLAPQVFNAQRFNIDVAAYPNIERINALCIALPAFQAAHPSRQPDSE; encoded by the coding sequence ATGAAACTGTATACCTACTTTCGCAGCTCGGCCGCGTATCGGGTGCGCATTGCCCTGAACCTGAAAGGGCTGGCCTACGACGCCGTGCCGGTGCACCTGCTCAAGGATGGCGGGCAGCACCTGCAGGACGACTATCGCCAGATCAACCCGAGCGGCCTGGTGCCGGCGTTTCAGGATGACCGCATCACGCTGTCGCAGTCGCTGGCCATCATCGAGTATCTCGAAGAAGTGTATCCGGACGTGCCGCTGCTGCCGAAGGATGCGCCGGGCCGGGCGCGCGTGCGCGAGCTGGCCCAGATCATCGGCTGCGACATCCACCCGATCACCAATCTGCGCGTGCTCAATTACCTGGAGCGCGAGATCGGTGTGCCCGACCAGGCCAAGAGCGAGTGGTACCGTCACTGGGTGATCGAGGGGCTGCAATCGCTTGAAGCCCATCTGGCGCGCGATCCGGGTGCGGGGCCGTTCTGCCACGGCGACCATCCGACCATCGCCGACTGCTACCTGGCGCCGCAGGTATTCAATGCGCAGCGTTTCAATATCGATGTGGCGGCCTATCCGAACATCGAGCGCATCAATGCGCTGTGCATCGCGTTGCCCGCGTTCCAGGCAGCGCACCCGTCGCGCCAGCCCGACTCCGAATAG
- a CDS encoding FAD-dependent monooxygenase → MSQSPRIAVVGAGLGGAATAALLLKEGFNVRVYEQAPSFSRLGAGIHVGPNVMKILRRIGIEDALNAQGSHPDFWYSRHWQTGDVLAQIPLGEHAVKTYGASYLTVHRGDFHDLLVKALPGDVVAFGKNLTHVEDRGDDVLMHFADGTTEVADIVIGADGVNSRIREELLGPEEPKYAGYLAHRAVFPTPQVKAGMLPFDACVKWWSDDRHMMVYYVTGKADELYYVTGVPADKWDLKDRWLPSNKDELRATFDGWHPTVQALIDATVDVTKWSLLERDPLPLWSRGRLVLLGDACHPMKPHMAQGAAMAIEDGAMLARCLKEVGVSNHSDAFALYEANRAARASKVQRISHDNTWLRTNEDPSWCFGYDVFNVPLVSPVKAAA, encoded by the coding sequence GTGTCCCAATCCCCCCGTATCGCCGTCGTCGGCGCCGGCTTAGGCGGAGCGGCAACCGCTGCGTTGCTGCTCAAGGAAGGCTTCAATGTGCGCGTCTACGAGCAGGCGCCGAGCTTCTCGCGCCTGGGCGCCGGCATCCATGTCGGGCCGAACGTGATGAAGATCCTGCGCCGCATCGGCATCGAGGATGCGCTCAACGCTCAGGGTTCGCATCCCGACTTCTGGTACAGCCGTCACTGGCAAACTGGCGACGTGCTCGCGCAGATTCCGTTGGGCGAGCATGCCGTCAAAACCTATGGCGCTTCGTACCTGACCGTGCACCGCGGCGACTTCCACGACCTGCTGGTCAAGGCGCTGCCCGGCGATGTGGTCGCCTTCGGCAAGAACCTCACGCATGTGGAAGACCGTGGCGACGACGTGCTGATGCACTTTGCTGATGGCACCACCGAGGTGGCCGATATCGTGATCGGCGCCGATGGCGTCAATTCGCGCATCCGTGAAGAGTTGCTGGGACCGGAAGAGCCGAAGTATGCCGGCTACCTGGCGCACCGCGCCGTGTTCCCGACCCCACAGGTCAAGGCCGGCATGCTGCCTTTTGATGCGTGCGTCAAGTGGTGGAGCGACGATCGCCACATGATGGTGTATTACGTCACCGGCAAGGCCGACGAGCTGTACTACGTTACTGGGGTCCCGGCCGACAAGTGGGACCTCAAGGACCGCTGGCTGCCGTCGAACAAGGACGAACTGCGCGCGACCTTCGATGGCTGGCACCCGACCGTACAGGCCCTGATCGACGCCACCGTGGACGTGACCAAGTGGTCGCTGCTCGAACGCGATCCGCTGCCATTGTGGAGTCGTGGCCGACTCGTGCTGCTGGGGGATGCCTGCCATCCGATGAAGCCGCACATGGCGCAGGGCGCGGCAATGGCGATCGAAGACGGCGCCATGCTGGCGCGCTGCCTCAAGGAAGTCGGCGTGAGCAACCACAGCGACGCGTTCGCGCTGTACGAGGCCAACCGCGCCGCGCGTGCCAGCAAGGTGCAGCGCATTTCGCACGACAATACCTGGCTCCGTACAAATGAAGATCCGTCCTGGTGCTTTGGCTACGATGTGTTCAACGTTCCCCTTGTCTCGCCGGTAAAAGCCGCAGCTTGA
- a CDS encoding LysR family transcriptional regulator, translated as MNPTLRQMRAFVALARTGNFTLAAQTLHVTQSALSGLIKELEQTLDARVVDRSTRRIGLTDIGRELLPLFSQIIDDLDGALANVADHTRLKKGVVRIAAPQLMACTLLPPSIAAYRAQHPEIVVRLADTEVEGVITRVLSGEADVGIGPERTPAPPLLARELFTMPFALVLPHQHPLAALERVTWQDAAAYPFISLQGQFTELLLDAVPPSRTGIALTPAHEVTFMTTALAMVSAGLGVTVCLPYAAPLATLYGLTMRPLDAPTLQRRFFVYTRPGRSLSPAAESYVDFLFAYVKRAQAEG; from the coding sequence ATGAATCCAACGTTACGACAAATGCGCGCCTTCGTTGCGCTGGCCCGCACCGGCAATTTCACGCTGGCCGCGCAGACACTGCACGTGACGCAATCGGCACTCTCGGGCCTGATCAAGGAGCTCGAGCAGACACTGGACGCCCGGGTCGTCGACCGCAGCACGCGCCGGATCGGCCTGACCGACATCGGCCGCGAATTGCTGCCCTTATTTAGCCAGATCATCGACGACCTGGACGGTGCGCTGGCTAACGTGGCCGACCACACGCGCCTGAAGAAAGGCGTCGTGCGCATCGCGGCGCCACAGCTGATGGCGTGCACGCTGCTGCCGCCCAGCATTGCCGCCTACCGCGCGCAGCACCCCGAGATCGTCGTGCGCCTGGCCGATACCGAAGTCGAGGGCGTCATTACGCGCGTGCTGTCGGGCGAGGCCGATGTCGGGATCGGTCCGGAGCGCACGCCCGCGCCGCCACTGCTGGCGCGTGAACTGTTCACCATGCCGTTCGCGCTGGTGCTTCCGCACCAGCATCCGCTGGCCGCGCTCGAGCGGGTGACGTGGCAGGATGCGGCGGCCTATCCGTTCATCTCGCTGCAGGGGCAGTTCACCGAATTGCTGCTCGACGCGGTGCCGCCCTCGCGCACGGGCATTGCGCTCACGCCGGCGCACGAGGTGACGTTCATGACGACAGCGCTGGCCATGGTCAGCGCGGGCCTGGGCGTCACGGTGTGCCTGCCCTACGCGGCGCCGCTGGCCACGCTGTATGGATTGACGATGCGCCCGCTCGATGCACCGACGCTGCAGCGGCGCTTTTTCGTCTACACGCGGCCGGGCCGGTCGCTGTCGCCGGCCGCCGAGAGTTATGTGGATTTCCTCTTTGCATATGTAAAACGGGCGCAAGCGGAAGGCTGA
- the iscR gene encoding Fe-S cluster assembly transcriptional regulator IscR, which yields MRLTTKGRFAVTAMIDLAMRQGNGPVTLSGISQRQAISLSYLEQLFGKLRRHEIVESIRGPGGGYSLARAAGKVTVADIIIAVDEPLDATQCGGKENCHGAHTDGARCMTHELWTTLNEKMVDYLDSVSLQDLVDQQRQKEQNVVHVHRGAPAAVGHN from the coding sequence ATGCGTCTGACCACCAAAGGCCGTTTTGCTGTCACTGCGATGATCGACCTTGCCATGCGTCAAGGCAATGGTCCGGTTACGCTGTCGGGCATCAGCCAGCGCCAGGCCATTTCGCTGTCGTACCTCGAGCAGCTGTTTGGCAAGCTGCGCCGCCACGAGATCGTCGAATCGATCCGTGGGCCGGGCGGCGGCTACAGCCTGGCCCGCGCGGCGGGCAAGGTGACGGTGGCGGACATCATCATCGCCGTCGACGAGCCGCTCGATGCAACCCAGTGCGGCGGTAAAGAGAACTGCCATGGCGCCCACACCGACGGCGCCCGCTGCATGACCCACGAACTGTGGACCACGCTGAACGAAAAAATGGTCGACTACCTCGATTCGGTATCGTTGCAAGACCTCGTCGACCAGCAGCGCCAGAAAGAACAGAACGTCGTGCACGTGCACCGCGGCGCCCCCGCCGCAGTCGGACATAACTAA
- a CDS encoding uracil-DNA glycosylase: MTATAAPPSSPIAIPAPILRALDLADASWRPILEAGLQAVARANPDYLPALAQDDYVPTEHRMFAAFAQPLDKVRYVLVGEGPYPRAASATGVSFMDGAVGDLWSDAGLSKPVNRATSLRNFMKMLLVASGQLQPEATSGEALAPIARAARVDGAIQTLAHLQDNLMHEGFLLLNAALVFRKHVKPVIDARAWLPFLQTVLRALAAQPQAPTLVLWGKIAEQLQKLPETTAFPQAVAEHPYNLSFIGHSGMQALFGPMALLRAR, encoded by the coding sequence ATGACCGCCACCGCCGCGCCCCCCTCCAGTCCCATCGCTATCCCTGCACCGATCCTGCGGGCCCTCGACCTGGCCGATGCCTCGTGGCGTCCGATCCTCGAAGCGGGGCTGCAGGCGGTGGCCCGCGCCAATCCTGATTATTTGCCCGCGCTGGCGCAGGACGATTACGTCCCCACGGAACACCGCATGTTCGCCGCCTTCGCCCAGCCGCTGGACAAGGTGCGCTACGTGCTGGTGGGGGAGGGGCCGTACCCGCGCGCTGCAAGCGCTACCGGCGTGAGCTTCATGGATGGCGCCGTGGGTGACCTGTGGAGCGATGCCGGCCTGTCCAAGCCGGTGAACCGGGCCACGTCACTGCGCAACTTCATGAAAATGCTGCTGGTGGCAAGCGGCCAGTTGCAGCCCGAGGCGACGAGCGGGGAGGCGCTGGCGCCGATCGCCCGGGCCGCGCGGGTTGATGGCGCGATCCAGACCTTGGCGCACTTGCAGGACAATCTGATGCATGAGGGCTTCTTGCTGCTCAATGCCGCGCTGGTGTTTCGCAAGCATGTCAAGCCGGTCATCGATGCGCGTGCCTGGTTGCCGTTCCTGCAGACGGTGCTGAGGGCGCTGGCCGCCCAGCCGCAGGCGCCGACGCTGGTCCTGTGGGGCAAGATCGCCGAACAATTGCAGAAATTGCCAGAAACGACCGCCTTCCCGCAGGCAGTGGCCGAACATCCTTACAACCTGAGCTTCATCGGGCATTCGGGCATGCAGGCGCTATTCGGGCCGATGGCGTTGCTGCGGGCCCGTTGA
- the iscU gene encoding Fe-S cluster assembly scaffold IscU, producing the protein MAYSDKVLDHYENPRNVGAFDKGDDDIGTGMVGAPACGDVMKLQIKVNDQGLIEDAKFKTYGCGSAIASSSLITEWVKGKSLDEALAIKNTQIAEELALPPVKIHCSILAEDAIKAAVADYKAKHADKAAA; encoded by the coding sequence ATGGCATATTCGGACAAAGTACTGGACCACTACGAAAACCCACGCAACGTCGGCGCGTTCGACAAGGGCGACGATGACATCGGCACCGGCATGGTCGGCGCGCCGGCCTGCGGCGACGTCATGAAGCTGCAGATCAAGGTCAACGACCAGGGTCTGATCGAAGACGCAAAGTTCAAGACGTATGGCTGCGGTTCGGCCATCGCATCGAGCTCGCTGATCACCGAGTGGGTCAAGGGCAAGAGCCTGGACGAAGCACTGGCCATCAAGAACACGCAGATCGCCGAAGAGCTGGCACTGCCGCCGGTCAAGATCCACTGCTCGATCCTGGCAGAAGACGCGATCAAGGCCGCTGTGGCCGACTACAAGGCAAAGCACGCCGACAAAGCAGCAGCGTAA
- a CDS encoding MFS transporter → MATSVTAMGGAVPGPSAGNAASGAAGMSVEKALQTAGVGKFQYRLFLIFGLVWLADAMQVLSIGFSAPSISRTFGITMPQALQTGTFFFIGMLIGAFVFGRLADRIGRRPVLLMAVVIDACFGVASAFAPDFTWLLVLRFMTGIGVGATLPVDYTMMAEFLPSDRRGRWLVLLESFWAIGTILLAVLALYAVNWGDDAWRVIFFVTGLPALIGLVLRFYVPESPMFLNRNGKSAQAQAVLQRVAKTNGSDVVIPALQPEVPVKTSILSLFKGQLRRRSIALFIAWGLISVAYYGVFVYLPVKLSAEGFGFMRGQEFLILLALVQLPGFALSAYGVEKWGRKPTLVGFLLLSAVGCLCYSLGSAPAVVIGSTLLMSFALLGTWGALYAFTPEVYPTSLRASGMGMAGAVARFGGLFAPLIIAPVMATQFTLSLLMLSGFLLVGAVAILCVDLESRNRALD, encoded by the coding sequence ATGGCAACTTCAGTCACAGCAATGGGCGGCGCTGTACCAGGCCCGTCGGCAGGGAACGCAGCGTCGGGGGCAGCAGGCATGTCGGTGGAAAAAGCATTGCAGACAGCCGGCGTCGGGAAGTTTCAGTATCGCCTGTTCCTGATCTTTGGCCTGGTCTGGCTGGCCGATGCGATGCAGGTGCTGTCGATCGGCTTTTCCGCGCCGTCGATCTCCAGGACGTTCGGCATCACGATGCCGCAGGCGCTGCAGACCGGCACGTTCTTCTTCATCGGGATGCTGATCGGCGCGTTCGTGTTCGGGCGGCTGGCCGACCGCATCGGACGGCGGCCCGTGCTGCTGATGGCGGTGGTCATCGACGCCTGTTTCGGTGTGGCCTCGGCCTTTGCGCCGGACTTCACCTGGCTGCTGGTGCTGCGCTTCATGACGGGCATTGGCGTGGGTGCGACGCTGCCGGTCGACTACACGATGATGGCTGAATTTTTGCCGAGTGACCGTCGGGGCCGCTGGCTGGTGCTGCTCGAATCGTTCTGGGCCATCGGCACCATCCTGCTGGCGGTGCTGGCGCTGTATGCCGTCAACTGGGGCGACGATGCCTGGCGCGTGATCTTCTTCGTGACCGGCCTGCCGGCGCTGATCGGCCTGGTGCTGCGCTTCTATGTCCCCGAGTCGCCCATGTTCCTTAACCGCAATGGCAAGTCGGCGCAAGCGCAGGCGGTATTGCAGCGCGTCGCCAAGACCAATGGCAGCGATGTCGTGATTCCTGCGCTGCAGCCCGAAGTGCCGGTCAAGACCTCGATCCTGTCGCTGTTCAAGGGGCAGTTGCGCCGTCGCAGCATTGCACTGTTCATCGCCTGGGGCCTGATCTCGGTGGCGTATTACGGTGTGTTCGTCTACCTGCCGGTCAAGCTGAGCGCGGAAGGGTTCGGCTTCATGCGCGGCCAGGAATTCCTGATCCTGCTGGCACTGGTGCAGTTGCCGGGCTTCGCCTTGTCGGCCTATGGCGTCGAAAAGTGGGGGCGCAAGCCAACGCTGGTGGGTTTCCTGCTGCTCAGTGCGGTAGGCTGCCTGTGCTACAGCCTCGGCAGCGCGCCAGCCGTGGTGATCGGTTCGACGCTGTTGATGAGCTTTGCGTTGCTCGGTACCTGGGGCGCACTGTACGCGTTCACACCGGAAGTCTATCCGACCAGTCTGCGTGCCAGTGGCATGGGCATGGCCGGCGCGGTGGCGCGTTTCGGTGGTCTGTTCGCGCCGCTGATCATTGCGCCCGTCATGGCAACCCAGTTCACACTGTCACTGCTGATGCTGTCGGGCTTCCTGCTGGTGGGCGCGGTGGCCATCCTGTGTGTCGATCTGGAGTCGCGTAACCGCGCGCTCGACTGA
- the iscA gene encoding iron-sulfur cluster assembly protein IscA, with amino-acid sequence MAITLTEKAAKHVNRYLERRGKGIGLRFGVRTTGCSGLAYKLEYVDESANEDSVFESHGVQVFVDPKSLPYIDGTELDFAREGLNEGFRFNNPNVKDNCGCGESFRI; translated from the coding sequence ATGGCAATCACCCTGACCGAAAAAGCTGCAAAGCACGTCAACCGTTACCTCGAACGCCGGGGCAAGGGCATTGGCTTGCGTTTCGGTGTGCGCACCACCGGCTGCTCCGGCCTGGCCTACAAGCTCGAGTACGTCGATGAAAGCGCCAATGAAGACAGCGTCTTCGAATCGCATGGCGTGCAGGTATTCGTTGATCCGAAAAGCCTGCCGTACATCGACGGCACCGAGCTCGATTTCGCCCGCGAAGGCCTCAACGAGGGCTTCCGCTTCAATAATCCGAACGTCAAGGACAATTGCGGCTGCGGCGAGAGCTTCCGCATCTGA
- a CDS encoding porin, with amino-acid sequence MKKMLAAGAVGIVCAGSVQAQSNVVIYGVLDTYAGYTNAEGTGNVATVDSGGYQASRIGLRGAEDLGGGVKATFTLEGGIASDTGAMHDSSRLFNRQAWVGLSSGYGELRFGRQNSSSFLMIARLDTFAGATYGSFLNNTSAYTPRYDNVIGYISPVMKGFKLQAYYSLGERSDDSDGLRTMILAGEYERGPLYLGVSSSRQNTANGEASITSTFAGGSYDYGRGRLYAGVYRGNNLGAVAATNIAGAYYTSYSISGNYRLSDRATIGAGYGWGESGTSVARDARQISLIGMLDLSRRTLLYTTYAHMMNKDAANYTFSAAAPITRNVPTAGGTVDGLQFGIRHLF; translated from the coding sequence ATGAAAAAAATGTTGGCCGCAGGCGCCGTGGGCATTGTCTGCGCAGGTAGTGTCCAGGCCCAGTCGAATGTCGTCATCTACGGGGTGCTCGACACGTACGCCGGGTATACCAATGCCGAAGGCACCGGCAATGTGGCGACTGTGGACAGTGGCGGTTACCAGGCCAGTCGCATCGGCCTGCGTGGCGCCGAGGATCTCGGTGGTGGCGTCAAGGCCACCTTCACGCTCGAAGGCGGCATCGCTTCGGACACGGGTGCGATGCACGACAGCAGCCGCCTGTTCAACCGCCAGGCCTGGGTGGGCCTGAGCAGCGGGTATGGCGAACTGCGTTTCGGTCGTCAGAATTCGTCGAGCTTCCTGATGATCGCGCGGCTCGATACGTTCGCCGGTGCCACCTACGGCTCGTTCCTGAACAATACGTCAGCCTACACGCCGCGCTATGACAACGTGATCGGCTACATCTCGCCGGTGATGAAGGGCTTCAAGCTGCAGGCTTACTACAGCCTGGGCGAGCGCAGTGACGACAGCGACGGCCTGCGCACGATGATCCTGGCCGGTGAATACGAGCGTGGGCCGCTGTATCTGGGGGTGAGTTCATCGCGCCAGAACACCGCGAACGGCGAGGCGTCGATCACGTCCACGTTTGCCGGCGGTTCGTACGACTACGGTCGGGGCAGGCTGTATGCCGGCGTCTACCGTGGCAACAACCTGGGCGCCGTGGCCGCCACCAATATCGCCGGCGCGTACTACACGTCGTACTCGATTTCTGGCAACTACCGCCTGAGCGATCGCGCAACCATCGGCGCCGGCTATGGCTGGGGTGAAAGCGGCACCAGTGTGGCCCGCGACGCGCGGCAGATCAGTCTGATCGGCATGCTTGACCTGTCCAGGCGCACGCTGCTTTACACGACCTATGCCCACATGATGAACAAGGATGCGGCCAATTACACGTTCAGTGCTGCCGCGCCGATCACGAGAAATGTGCCGACCGCCGGCGGCACGGTCGACGGCCTGCAATTCGGAATTCGTCACTTGTTCTGA
- a CDS encoding IscS subfamily cysteine desulfurase → MNAPMDKTTEQSFAPAPHFPIYMDYSATTPVDPRVADKMIPFLREQFGNPASRSHAYGWNAEAAVEEARGHVAAIIGADPREIVWTSGATESNNLAIKGAAQFYKTKGKHIITVKTEHKAVLDTVRELERVGFEATYLEPQANGLITVEQLAAAIRPDTILVSVMFVNNEIGVVQPIAEIGELLRSKGIIFHCDAAQAVGKVEINLEVLKVDLMTFTAHKAYGPKGIGALYVRRKPRVRLEAQMHGGGHERGMRSGTLPTHQIVGMGEAFRLAKVEMDSELARVRALRDRLARGLMEIEEVYINGDMDHRVPHNLNVSFNYVEGESLIMAIKDLAVSSGSACTSASLEPSYVLRALGRSDELAHSSIRFSIGRFTTEEEIDFAVNLLKSKVGKLRELSPLWDMFKDGIDISSIQWAAH, encoded by the coding sequence ATGAACGCGCCTATGGACAAGACCACCGAGCAGAGCTTCGCGCCAGCTCCCCATTTTCCGATCTACATGGATTACTCGGCCACGACGCCGGTCGATCCACGCGTCGCCGACAAGATGATCCCGTTCCTGCGCGAGCAGTTCGGTAATCCTGCGTCGCGCAGCCACGCCTACGGCTGGAACGCCGAAGCGGCCGTCGAAGAAGCACGCGGCCACGTTGCCGCGATCATCGGCGCCGATCCGCGCGAAATCGTCTGGACCTCGGGCGCGACCGAAAGCAACAACCTGGCGATCAAGGGCGCGGCCCAGTTCTACAAGACCAAGGGCAAGCACATCATCACGGTGAAAACCGAGCACAAGGCCGTGCTGGACACCGTGCGCGAACTCGAACGCGTCGGCTTCGAAGCGACCTACCTCGAGCCGCAAGCCAATGGCCTGATCACCGTCGAGCAGCTGGCAGCGGCAATCCGCCCTGACACGATCCTGGTGTCGGTCATGTTCGTGAACAACGAAATCGGCGTCGTGCAACCGATCGCCGAAATCGGCGAACTGCTGCGCTCGAAGGGCATCATCTTCCACTGCGACGCAGCCCAGGCTGTCGGCAAGGTCGAGATCAACCTCGAAGTCCTGAAGGTCGACCTGATGACCTTCACCGCGCACAAGGCCTATGGCCCGAAAGGCATCGGCGCGCTGTACGTGCGTCGCAAGCCGCGCGTGCGCCTCGAAGCGCAGATGCACGGTGGCGGTCACGAGCGCGGCATGCGTTCGGGCACGCTGCCGACGCACCAGATCGTCGGCATGGGCGAAGCCTTCCGCCTGGCCAAGGTCGAGATGGACAGCGAGCTGGCGCGCGTGCGCGCACTGCGCGATCGCCTGGCCCGTGGCCTGATGGAGATCGAAGAAGTCTATATCAACGGCGACATGGACCACCGCGTGCCGCATAACCTGAACGTCTCGTTCAACTATGTCGAAGGCGAGTCCCTGATCATGGCGATCAAGGATCTGGCCGTGTCGTCCGGTTCGGCCTGCACCTCGGCCAGCCTGGAACCATCGTACGTGCTGCGCGCCCTGGGCCGCAGCGACGAGCTGGCGCACAGCTCGATCCGCTTCTCGATTGGCCGCTTCACGACCGAAGAAGAAATTGATTTTGCCGTCAACCTGCTCAAGAGCAAAGTTGGCAAGCTGCGTGAACTGTCGCCGCTGTGGGACATGTTCAAGGACGGGATCGACATCAGCTCGATCCAGTGGGCTGCACACTGA